Proteins encoded by one window of Vigna radiata var. radiata cultivar VC1973A chromosome 5, Vradiata_ver6, whole genome shotgun sequence:
- the LOC106762236 gene encoding DNA-repair protein XRCC1, with protein sequence MSGAKRSANDSGSKRSLPSWTCSKENKGENREKKPTFDGKGEKSNEGETPRMGKVQNENVGKSSASSLEFKSFNKLLEGVVFVLSGFVNPERGMLRSRAMEMGAQYQPDWNSDCTLLVCAFPNTPKFRQVEADCGTIVSKDWIIDCYTQRKLIEIDSYLLHAGKPWRKGNVSGEVNEDKIPSVPKKSPKHVDGEQSSKSTASIKSKGKCTDISRKCFEPSEVKEWAIHDLNKTIQWLESQEEKPDPSEVTKIAAEGILTCLQDAIRSLEEKQDIRKGTEDWMFLPRVVEELAKLDVVGNKKTLLSKEDLHRQALDCKRIYEEELSSLDHQSKKNSKVNKEQTSKTGRTNAMSSDAVEYDSDDTIEMTEQEIDLAYKTLSSNIGHL encoded by the exons ATGTCTGGTGCTAAAAGAAGTGCCAACGACAGTGGTTCCAAGCGGAGCCTGCCATCGTGGACGTGTTCAAAGGAGAACAAGGGCGAAAACAGGGAGAAGAAACCAACTTTCGACGGCAAAGGTGAGAAATCCAATGAGGGTGAGACACCCAGGATGGGCAAAGTTCAAAATGAGAATGTTGGAAAATCTTCTGCCTCAAGTTTGGAGTTTAAAAGCTTCAATAAACTTCTG GAAGGGGTGGTTTTTGTACTCTCAGGGTTTGTGAATCCGGAGAGGGGCATGTTGAGGTCACGAGCAATGGAAATGGGGGCACAATATCAGCCTGATTGGAACTCTGATTGCACTCTCTTGGTTTGTGCATTTCCAAACACACCTAAGTTTAGACAAGTTGAAGCTGATTGTGGAACCATTGTATCCaag GATTGGATAATAGATTGTTACACGCAGAGGAAGCTGATTGAAATTGACAGTTACCTTCTTCATGCTGGGAAACCATGGCGTAAAGGAAATGTTTCAGGAGAAGTCAATGAAG ACAAAATACCATCTGTACCCAAAAAGTCACCAAAGCATGTTGATGGAGAACAGTCTTCAAAGTCAACAGCCTCCATAAAATCAAAG GGAAAATGCACTGATATTTCTAGGAAATGCTTTGAGCCTTCGGAAGTGAAGGAGTGGGCCATTCATGACTTGAATAAAACAATTCAGTGGCTGGAAAGTCAAGAAGAAAAG CCAGATCCAAGTGAGGTGACAAAAATAGCTGCAGAGGGAATTCTAACTTGTTTGCAAGATGCAATTCGTTCTCTAGAGGAAAAACAG GATATCCGAAAAGGAACTGAGGACTGGATGTTCTTGCCTCGTGTAGTTGAGGAGCTTGCAAAGTTGGATGTAGTTGGAAACAAGAAGACTTTATTGTCAAAGGAAGATCTTCACAGACAGGCTTTGGATTGTAAGCGAATTTACGAGGAGGAACTAAGTAGTTTAGATCATCAAAGTAAGAAAAATTCAAAGGTAAATAAAGAACAGACGAGCAAAACTGGAAGAACAAATGCCATGTCTTCTGATGCAGTTGAGTATGATAGTGATGATACAATTGAGATGACAGAACAAGAAATAGACCTTGCATATAAAACTCTGTCCTCTAACATCGGCCACTTGTGA
- the LOC106762235 gene encoding uncharacterized protein LOC106762235, giving the protein MRTSMEKEGEAAVDPLANYWGLSLFTLPSLLPPSQPYNSDLDLQTIHTHLKSMALRSPAKLVQEAKSVLDDNPNLFGSEITQDSTFQTTNGAGEDGDFRRQQRPGLGLKRPRFSMKPTTKPSVESLLPTLDLDSLKDPVEFFLAHERLENAKREIQKQLGDASFESDQDSLSTRPRQRRPGLLGKDQLPIRYKHRYPRETSDSVLSSQDTLGSQTLDPVAEKTDIDEAYMLSSKKEVMDSSATKGDKLDELLDGLLSCNSEDLEGDGAISLLQERLQIKPVAVDKFSIPIFPDSQVTVLKSLQGNKSKPRKALSDIDNLLKGMNTNKKTPSKKSAQIPVQQLSSPTPPRSPFASVLSLQKHISRSRQSMGPFSLNEIGMEKSELNLVPGGPNELKAHMIEDVVRVGKISTVLDTDKNYTNTSGKPKEDNSRKSLNELNASSTQDIIVVGGTSEANETVTNGTSTSRKFIEGNSREPRFDVDIDSSELHFDIDVGGSGMDKMVSTEDRSNVEPNMIEDFVAVDQTRIVLDTDINCTRASDISKEESSEKSTNELIVSSIEDITAVSGTSLAEDTARNCTSTPQKSIEDNSREPKSVKSVDSYEPLVHMDVDVGGSDMGERVMDDIEESLDIDAHMVEDVVAAIKTSTVLETDINVKSSCMGERVMHEANETCQSKDKAGNMLAFTTSTQSDDTNLNMDSPLADQFDPAGCQANAVDKRARRTEDDQSNPTGYEANILQEKTDASMQPVKKQRRVKSRAQTNVSKRKSLAASGTSWNSGLRRSTRIRTRPLEYWKGERPVYGRIHQSLATVIGVKCISPGSDGKPTMKVKSYVSDQHKELFELASLY; this is encoded by the exons ATGCGAACGTCAATGGAGAAAGAAGGTGAGGCAGCAGTGGATCCTCTCGCCAATTATTGGGGACTTTCCCTCTTTACTTTGCCATCTCTTCTTCCACCTTCCCAACCCTACAACTCAGACTTAGATCTTCAAACCATCCACACTCACCTCAAATCCATG GCCTTGCGGAGTCCCGCGAAACTAGTGCAGGAAGCCAAGTCTGTTTTGGATGATAACCCTAATCTGTTCGGCTCTGAGATCACGCAAGACTCAActtttcaaacaacaaatggTGCAGGAGAGGATGGAGATTTTCGTCGACAACAGAGACCTGGGTTGGGGCTCAAACGTCCACGCTTCTCTATGAAGCCAACTACAAA GCCCTCTGTTGAGAGTTTGCTTCCAACTTTGGACCTTGATAGCTTGAAAGATCCGGTGGAATTCTTCTTGGCCCATGAACGGTTGGAAA ATGCAAAAAGAGAAATACAGAAGCAGCTGGGTGATGCCTCGTTTGAGTCTGATCAAGATAGCTTGTCTACTAGACCACGACAACGTCGACCTGGTCTTTTGGGGAAGGATCAATT GCCAATCAGATACAAGCATCGATATCCCAGAGAAACCTCTGACAGTGTTCTGTCCTCCCAGGATACGCTTGGGTCTCAGACTCTTGATCCCGTGGCCGAGAAAACTGACATAGATGAAGCCTATATGCTATCATCGAAAAAAGAAGTAATGG ATTCATCTGCTACTAAAGGGGACAAGCTCGATGAATTGTTGGATGGATTGCTTTCATGCAATTCTGAGGATCTAGAGGGGGATGGGGCAATTAGTCTTTTGCAGGAGAGGTTACAGATCAAACCCGTAGCTGTAGATAAATTTTCTATTCCGATCTTCCCAGATAGCCAAGTGACTGTTCTGAAATCATTGCAAGGGAACAAGTCAAAGCCAAGGAAGGCTTTATCCGACATAGATAACTTGTTGAAAGGAATGAATACGAATAAGAAGACACCATCTAAAAAGTCTGCACAGATCCCTGTGCAGCAATTATCTTCACCCACCCCTCCAAGAAGTCCATTTGCTTCAGTCTTGTCACTGCAGAAGCACATTTCAAGGTCAAGGCAATCAATGGGTCCTTTTTCACTTAATGAAATTGGTATGGAAAAATCAGAACTCAATCTTGTTCCTGGGGGACCGAATGAATTGAAGGCTCACATGATTGAAGATGTTGTTAGAGTTGGTAAGATCAGTACAGTTTTGGACACAGACAAAAATTACACCAATACATCTGGAAAACCAAAGGAAGACAATTCTAGAAAATCACTGAATGAACTGAATGCGTCCTCAACTCAAGATATAATTGTAGTTGGTGGGACAAGCGAGGCTAATGAAACTGTCACTAATGGTACCAGTACATCTCGTAAGTTCATAGAGGGTAATTCAAGGGAACCTCGGTTCGATGTTGATATTGACTCAAGTGAACTTCATTTTGACATAGATGTTGGAGGCAGTGGAATGGACAAAATGGTTAGCACAGAGGACAGGTCGAACGTTGAGCCAAACATGATCGAAGATTTTGTTGCTGTTGACCAGACAAGAATAGTTTTGGATACAGACATAAATTGCACCCGTGCTTCTGATATTTCCAAGGAAGAGAGTTCTGAGAAGTCAACAAATGAACTGATTGTGTCCTCAATTGAAGATATAACTGCAGTTAGTGGGACAAGTTTGGCTGAGGACACTGCCAGAAATTGTACAAGTACTCCTCAAAAGTCCATTGAGGATAATTCGAGGGAACCCAAGTCTGTTAAAAGTGTCGATTCATATGAACCTCTTGTTCACATGGATGTAGACGTTGGAGGCAGTGATATGGGCGAAAGGGTTATGGATGACATTGAGGAAAGTTTGGATATTGATGCACACATGGTTGAAGATGTCGTTGCTGCAATCAAGACAAGTACAGTATTGGAGACAGACATAAATGTTAAAAGCAGTTGTATGGGTGAAAGGGTTATGCATGAGGCAAATGAAACCTGTCAATCCAAGGACAAA GCAGGAAATATGCTGGCATTTACAACTTCAACTCAAAGCGATGATACAAATCTCAACATGGACAGTCCACTAG CTGATCAATTTGATCCTGCTGGATGTCAAGCCAATGCTGTGGATAAACGAGCCAGAAGAACAGAAGATGATCAATCCAATCCCACTGGATATGAAGCCAATATTCTACAG GAAAAGACAGATGCTTCTATGCAGCCTGTTAAAAAACAAAGGAGAGTTAAATCACGTGCGCAAACAAATGTTTCCAAACGGAAAAGCCTTGCAG CTTCCGGTACATCATGGAATTCTGGATTAAGGAGAAGCACCAGGATCAGGACAAGGCCATTGGAATACTGGAAAGGGGAAAGACCAGTGTATGGTCGCATACACCAAA GTTTGGCTACTGTCATTGGGGTGAAGTGCATCTCTCCAGGAAGTGATGGAAAACCGACTATGAAAGTGAAGTCTTATGTATCAGATCAGCACAAAGAGCTTTTTGAGTTGGCATCTTTATATTGA